In Nematostella vectensis chromosome 2, jaNemVect1.1, whole genome shotgun sequence, one genomic interval encodes:
- the LOC5508796 gene encoding telomere-associated protein RIF1-like isoform X3: MGHCLYHARIARSFSEEESLELLQVLVDVIKSSDDKGACTRALWCIAKQNLPVSVVIQKLSQLMTCLDSIQEKEHKSATVDYEAVCFVERMLFQVPAKAVTGHINTWSKFLLDMTISSAAKVREHALSVVVTNLEILQSHQQLIIPWLSPALKSEIIGKLSTLFAEGHELFVLRLWRCIVVIHGKMLHRGGLLNDMLKLVEQGFKNHSADVQVCSYSAWRALIDCFALSQDVLSSQKRIKLIMMPFLNSVVRERSEQVEAARLDTWWHFVCSFHQEKIVDLFDQICVPLLQFIFGTAISHTSLLKSKVEMGELQCPPTPTDAKLMSMSSLTTPKSNARRSLKDVGTPKTPTVIHASFRQDAKKKLLLKGCYILAEFLHSDNSNTIKDARQSLAEHLPGVIFRTPEIFEKSGVVIINATREAFKSCGYELDGIACHMWKSLVLCTENLIKKGVDHAALFHPLLATFEELVEGNFLPSNTCLAMLDILSKVSPRILSHGCNSLQSRTNLHGSAAILLIQLLFSDGVLKDALCNEKLHLVFEKFAKCGLDGATNQLGHTQSVMMLLDTVAVHVTKKETLWRLWVSVASPVNELISKTNDVNQGNALEHNFTAVEMTIVYPFKHLIDSFLNQGLTKLTVKTVSDIYRNLSCSAALVASADANTSAEEVCSRLLGCLEEKKNKDVAFIDSAVNILTTILECLDFSSPSLFDLATTASGKSPNRTPTKFVNKPERPLGNLTSLVQVLNKLLLASASLINSKEASKHFGIFCSLMTNLTEDVSLLFGHVTGRNAISECLSVLSPSLALIMEGAHQSSSKKRSENEKKLYNLKFIQKQEKLWTNILTCIQSRFDGPFNSELLAIFSPLLEIAFCHLRRQIKNQAVMFWNATFSLADSLEYPSTLRPVLNTIKEKMSLKLPGWDVEKTLVNHEAEDISQPPPEFVKPHAIPGSPVRRKPLTFSVGSPKMKGSFLHKAVEAEKALDHVSPKKALSEPRHGEKGRGGLGNTHARRKLPLSIFDDDSQDYVAIAPSPNKKRFLTEHQKEVLHSRSDVPALYNALDQSQDGSVFFATQESSVTSYSQSEVPEAFEEETEFEGVENKNGNTKEDMPKISIPDVLQEDCSLGQQMDVNHNSKVNTEQSDGSSVDNITEKQSVNQQRENIDVTGSPERSPDVIPSSQVSTNTSLQSSFLRKQSLSTAVNALNKLENENSRERNIPQKPVTIRTTTESQSKKNEKPTDCSGQRATDDVAGGQEVGQVDKSADGQPDRLLGGPTDGQADGQEDELPNGPAEGQADEGKAKDVQTGVSPIAGRTRRGKKLKSTTPKRETSSKKGRDKKNESAPSKTIFDMLSNALSNSENIPSKNSHETGPAPSSEKLEPAQTTTDAVSSPISSAKIKFIKPYTGSPKRPLVRTLNSPVASPSGILKRVSALEKTADSPSPPKTRRVSFAVPLNQDEQQPPEDKSGENESETAACPEVAKTTPTRSGSQNFTLLKRRRSAPAPITRPEPSIDDTSGSIYPDLVSCKLPVEQILPSLCSSNWSRGLGHVVHAQNIRTIGNLSALKEHQIKNLPIRSPKVETLRSALSTFHKRTKGPRTRLALNDAIEITVQLKAVKEGEESQPTQEEQPPITEKAAVDSTTLSQDTTHGNERHEINLDGTRNMCKDEATGEERREDVNPARAAALNTKLDNATVVADSESFLEEKSYTPPLHVESQTNQPDDALRGTTPKRCASSKPVTLFTPEIEENGNAVLNRSEKTNGLPNWSEKTDAPPNGPEKTSTLPNGPKKNDSLSNGPEKSDVLLNAVPDGLENDNALLDGLEKITQPMSKDVSSMDCVDSKPLGNEIKANSFNADVGNSLEDTITNDGIKATNNETEMLSKASLKSEKGVEAEPQCEGKIFCTNLNSALGLASPEVLARLSSEEIFTAHQNLSELMSRVIDALKARWQSPVAKK, from the exons GAAATTATTGGCAAGCTGTCCACGCTGTTTGCAGAGGGGCATGAGCTGTTTGTGTTGAGGTTATGGAGGTGTATTGTAGTAATTCATGGAAAG ATGCTACATAGAGGCGGCCTTCTGAATGACATGTTGAAGCTTGTAGAACAG GGCTTCAAAAATCACTCAGCTGATGTACAAGTCTGTTCATATTCAGCATGGAGAGCTTTGATTGATTGTTTTGCACTATCACAGG ATGTTCTATCCTCCCAGAAAAGGATCAAACTGATTATGATGCCATTCCTG aaCTCTGTTGTTCGAGAAAGAAGTGAGCAAGTTGAAGCTGCAAGACTTGACACATGGTGgcattttgtttgttctttTCATCAAGAAAAAATTGTTGACCTGTTTGATCAG ATTTGTGTTCCATTGCTGCAGTTCATTTTTGGGACTGCCATTAGCCATACTAGTCTGCTCAAGTCTAAAGTCGAGATGGGTGAACTGCAATGCCCACCCACTCCTACTGATGCAAAACTCATGTCCATGTCATCTTTGACCACACCTAAGTCAAATGCAAGAAGATCACTGAAGGATGTTGGCACTCCCAAGACCCCCACAGTCATCCATGCAAGTTTTCGGCAGGATGCCAAGAAGAAACTGCTATTGAAAGGATGTTATATTCTTGCAGAATTTCTGCACTCTGATAACTCTAACACCATCAAAGATGCCAGGCAGAGTTTGG CTGAACATCTTCCAGGCGTGATTTTTAGAACACCAGAAATATTTGAGAAGAGTGGTGTTGTGATCATCAATGCAACAAGAGAAGCATTCAAGTCTTGTGGCTATGAACTAGATG GGATTGCTTGTCATATGTGGAAGAGTCTGGTCCTCTGCACAGAGAATCTTATCAAAAAAG GGGTAGATCATGCTGCATTATTCCACCCTCTTCTGGCCACTTTTGAAGAATTGGTTGAAGGGAACTTTTTACCTTCTAATACTTGCCTG GCAATGCTTGACATTCTGTCAAAAGTGTCACCAAGAATCCTTAGTCATGGTTGCAACAGTCTTCAATCCCGAACAAATCTACATGGATCAGCAGCCATTCTTCTAATTCAGCTGTTATTTTCTGATGGAGTCCTCAAAGATGCTCTCTGTAACGAAAA gCTCCATCTTGTGTTTGAGAAGTTCGCTAAGTGTGGTCTTGATGGGGCAACCAATCAGCTGGGACACACTCAGTCCGTCATGATGTTATTGGACACCGTGGCTGTTCATGTGACCAAGAAAGAGACACTATGGAGACTATGGGTCTCTGTTGCTTCGCCAGTCAATGAATTGATCAGTAAG ACGAATGATGTAAACCAAGGTAATGCTTTGGAGCACAACTTCACTGCTGTAGAGATGACAATTGTTTATCCATTCAAGCATCTGATTGACAGCTTTTTGAACCAG GGTCTGACTAAGCTCACTGTGAAGACTGTTTCGGACATCTACCGGAACCTGTCATGCTCAGCGGCATTAGTGGCTTCAGCAGATGCTAATACAAGTGCAGAAGAGGTCTGCAGCCGTCTCTTAGGCTGCttggaagagaaaaaaaacaag gaTGTTGCCTTCATTGATTCAGCTGTCAATATTTTGACCACGATATTAGAATGCTTGGATTTTTCAAGTCCATCCTTGTTTGACTTGGCAACCACTGCCTCTGGAAAATCGCCCAACCGAACACCCACAAAGTTTGTGAACAAGCCTGAGAGGCCCCTAGGAAACTTGACTAGCTTAGTTCAAGTTCTCAACAAGCTGCTTCTTGCCAGTGCCTCCCTGATTAACAGCAAG GAGGCAAGCAAGCATTTTGGGATCTTTTGCTCTTTGATGACAAACCTAACAGAAGATGTTAGCTTGTTATTTGGTCATGTCACAGGACGAAACGCAATATCTGAATGTCTGAGCGTCCTTTCACCCTCACTTGCTCTTATCATGGAAGGGGCTCACCAGAG CTCTTCAAAGAAGAGATCTGAAAACGAAAAGAAGTTATACAATCTCAAGTTTAtacaaaag CAAGAGAAACTTTGGACAAACATCTTGACCTGCATTCAGAGCCGTTTTGATGGCCCATTTAACTCGGAGCTGCTTGCCATCTTTTCACCTTTACTG gagATCGCATTTTGCCATCTACGGCGTCAAATAAAGAACCAGGCAGTAATGTTTTGGAATGCAACGTTTTCCCTTGCTGATTCTCTAGAATACCCCAGTACGCTCAG GCCAGTCTTAAACACAATCAAGGAAAAGATGTCTTTGAAACTACCAGGTTGGGATGTGGAAAAG ACTCTTGTGAACCATGAg GCCGAGGATATCTCACAGCCACCGCCGGAATTCGTCAAGCCCCATGCTATCCCAGGGTCCCCTGTACGACGTAAGCCCCTGACATTCTCTGTGGGCTCCCCGAAAATGAAAGGTAGCTTTCTCCACAAGGCAGTCGAGGCGGAAAAAGCCCTAGATCATGTTTCGCCCAAAAAG GCATTATCAGAGCCACGGCATGGCGAGAAAGGCAGAGGGGGGTTGGGTAACACACACGCCCGGCGCAAGCTGCCACTGTCCATATTCGACGATGACAGTCAG gATTACGTTGCCATCGCACCATCACCAAACAAGAAGCGCTTCTTGACTGAGCATCAAAAGGAAGTTCTGCACTCCCGAAG TGATGTTCCCGCTCTGTACAACGCCTTAGATCAATCCCAAGACGGGAGCGTGTTCTTTGCAACACAGGAATC TTCGGTGACATCTTATTCTCAAT CCGAAGTCCCAGAAGCGTTTGAAGAAGAGACAGAATTTGAGGGTGTAGAGAACAAAAatggaaacacaaaagaagacatgccaaaaatatccataccagATGTCTTGCAAGAGGATTGCTCTCTTGGCCAACAGATGGATGTCAATCACAACTCTAAAGTGAACACAGAACAGAGTGATGGTTCTTCAGTTGATAATATAACAGAAAAacagagtgtaaatcagcaaAGGGAGAATATAGATGTTACAGGCTCACCTGAAAGATCACCGGATGTTATTCCCTCTTCTCAAGTTTCCACAAACACCTCCCTCCAGAGTTCATTTCTAAGAAAGCAGTCCCTAAGCACTGCCGTAAATGCTTTGAACAAGCTGGAAAACGAAAACTCTCGTGAAAGAAACATCCCTCAAAAACCAGTAACTATAAGAACCACAACTGAATCACAGAGTAAGAAGAATGAAAAGCCCACTGATTGCAGCGGTCAGCGAGCGACTGATGATGTGGCGGGTGGGCAGGAGGTCGGCCAGGTTGACAAGTCAGCGGACGGTCAGCCTGACAGATTGTTGGGTGGACCGACAGATGGACAAGCAGACGGACAAGAAGACGAGCTCCCAAACGGACCTGCAGAGGGGCAGGCAGACGAGGGAAAGGCCAAAGATGTGCAAACTGGAGTGTCCCCCATTGCTGGTCGCACAAGGAGAGGAAAAAAGCTAAAATCAACCACTCCAAAACGAGAAACGAGCTCAAAAAAGGGACGTGACAAAAAAAACGAGTCTGCTCCAAGCAAGACGATATTTGACATGTTATCCAACGCTCTTTCCAATAGTGAAAACATTCCGAGCAAGAACTCACATGAGACCGGGCCAGCTCCTTCTAGTGAGAAGCTTGAGCCTGCTCAAACTACCACGGATGCTGTCTCCTCGCCAATCTCAAGCGCGAAAATCAAGTTCATAAAGCCctacacaggcagcccaaaaCGACCGCTGGTTCGTACATTGAACTCCCCTGTGGCCTCGCCTTCAGGTATCCTGAAACGTGTGTCTGCGCTTGAGAAGACGGCTGATTCCCCATCACCGCCCAAG ACACGACGTGTATCATTCGCGGTTCCACTTAATCAAGACGAGCAACAGCCTCCTGAAGACAAATCAGGAGAGAACGAATCCGAGACGGCTGCTTGTCCTGAGGTAGCAAAGACAACGCCGACTCGATCAGGCAGTCAGAACTTTACTCTTTTAAAGCGA CGCCGAAGTGCTCCTGCTCCTATCACTCGCCCGGAGCCGTCGATCGATGACACCTCCGGCAGCATCTACCCAGACCTGGTGTCTTGCAAACTTCCCGTGGAACAGATCCTGCCATCTCTTTGTTCCTCTAACTGGTCACGTGGCCTCGGTCACGTGGTGCACGCCCAGAACATTCGCACCATTGGTAACCTCTCCGCCCTCAAGGAACATCAGATCAAGAATTTACCCATCAGGTCCCCGAAGGTGGAGACCTTGAGAAGCGCCTTGAGCACCTTCCATAAGAGGACCAAGGGCCCACGAACACGCCTCGCCTTGAATGATGCTATAG agaTAACAGTTCAGCTGAAAGCTGTAAAGGAAGGTGAAGAATCGCAACCTACCCAGGAAGAGCAACCGCCCATTACCGAAAAGGCGGCAGTAGATAGCACGACTCTATCACAAGACACCACTCATGGCAACGAGAGGCATGAGATCAATCTTGATGGTACTAGAAATATGTGTAAAGATGAGGCTACTGGCGAGGAACGGAGGGAAGATGTGAATCCTGCAAGAGCAGCTGCACTGAATACCAAGCTTGATAATGCTACCGTTGTGGCCGACTCGGAGTCTTTCTTGGAAGAAAAATCCTACACTCCACCGTTACATGTAGAATCCCAGACGAATCAGCCAGACGACGCCTTAAGGGGGACCACACCTAAGCGATGTGCGTCTAGCAAGCCTGTGACGCTATTTACGCCTGAGATAGAAGAGAACGGGAACGCTGTACTTAACAGGTCAGAGAAGACAAACGGTCTGCCTAACTGGTCAGAGAAGACGGACGCCCCACCTAACGGGCCAGAGAAGACGAGCACTCTGCCTAACGGGCCAAAAAAGAACGACTCTCTATCTAACGGACCAGAGAAGTCGGACGTTCTACTAAACGCTGTTCCTGACGGCTTAGAGAATGACAACGCTCTACTTGACGGGTTAGAAAAGATCACCCAGCCTATGTCAAAGGACGTGTCCTCTATGGACTGCGTAGATAGCAAGCCTTTAGGGAATGAGATAAAGGCGAACTCTTTTAATGCGGATGTTGGGAactccttagaagatacaatCACAAACGACGGCATTAAAGCTACGAACAACGAGACAGAAATGCTCTCAAAGGCTTCACTTAAATCCGAAAAAGGAGTAGAGGCGGAACCTCAATGCGAAGGCAAAATATTCTGCACGAATTTGAATTCCGCTCTTGGGCTTGCTTCTCCGGAAGTCCTTGCACGGCTATCAAGTGAGGAGATTTTCACTGCTCATCAGAACTTATCTGAGTTAATGTCACGTGTCATAGACGCGCTCAAAGCAAGATGGCAGTCGCCTGTCGCGAAGAAATAA